The following proteins are co-located in the Piscirickettsia litoralis genome:
- a CDS encoding helix-turn-helix transcriptional regulator has translation MAALGFDHIAYTSNDKSGRWFFFSNRPDWKTEYFKKKLHLNQLERYSLTTQDRESFSIWSKNQATLTAEFKGESKKYNFDDGIYYTRQSKLGDSIESFTLTVKNQQIDDKILIEHIHAIQLAANLMKNRISQAFPNHSYLDFDKHFDYDNDLMLPLDNIAEKNNYSYSIKNMEKIEKSMGITQAESTCLQLLLKGLSSKLIANSLNKSPRTIDLHIEKIKHKLNCSSRIEVISLFS, from the coding sequence ATGGCTGCGCTAGGCTTCGATCATATTGCATATACATCAAATGATAAAAGCGGCAGATGGTTCTTTTTCAGTAATCGACCCGATTGGAAGACAGAGTATTTCAAGAAAAAACTTCACTTAAATCAATTAGAGCGTTACTCCCTGACAACTCAAGATCGAGAAAGCTTCTCTATCTGGAGTAAAAATCAAGCAACGTTAACAGCAGAGTTTAAAGGTGAGAGTAAGAAATACAATTTTGATGATGGTATTTATTATACACGCCAATCAAAGCTTGGCGATTCTATCGAATCCTTTACTTTAACTGTTAAAAACCAGCAAATTGACGATAAAATTCTTATAGAACATATACATGCAATACAACTTGCCGCAAATTTAATGAAAAACAGAATAAGCCAAGCCTTTCCCAATCACAGCTACTTAGACTTTGATAAGCATTTTGATTATGACAATGACCTCATGCTGCCATTAGACAACATAGCAGAAAAAAACAATTATAGTTATTCCATTAAAAACATGGAAAAAATAGAGAAAAGCATGGGAATTACTCAAGCAGAGTCAACCTGTCTACAACTACTGTTAAAAGGACTTTCATCAAAGTTAATTGCTAACTCGCTCAACAAATCACCAAGGACGATAGATTTGCATATAGAAAAAATCAAGCATAAGCTCAATTGCTCATCAAGAATAGAAGTAATCTCACTCTTTTCATGA